In a single window of the Gloeocapsa sp. PCC 73106 genome:
- a CDS encoding type II toxin-antitoxin system HicA family toxin has product MKAREVEAILKRYGFELIFQKGSHRKWRNIDLGLQVIVPEHQGKDLPIGTLRGILRGGQIPDSEWRS; this is encoded by the coding sequence ATGAAAGCCCGTGAAGTAGAAGCAATTTTAAAGCGTTATGGGTTTGAATTAATCTTTCAAAAAGGAAGTCACCGTAAATGGAGAAATATAGACTTGGGTTTACAAGTCATTGTTCCTGAACATCAAGGGAAAGATTTACCGATTGGGACATTAAGAGGTATTTTGAGAGGAGGACAAATTCCTGACTCAGAATGGAGATCATAA
- a CDS encoding shikimate kinase, with protein sequence MTKLSDRLKGINVYLVGMMGTGKSTIGQILAHNLEYRFFDSDTVLERVAQANITEIFATEGEEVFRELETQVLSQLCAYTRSVIATGGGVVLKPKNWSYLHHGLVIWLDAPVELLYQRLAIDQTRPLLNGSDLLGKLTSLQEQRRSFYAEADLKITIQSEQTPEAIVDQILEQIPTLLKTHIL encoded by the coding sequence ATGACTAAACTCAGCGATCGCCTTAAGGGTATAAATGTCTACCTCGTTGGTATGATGGGTACTGGCAAAAGTACAATTGGTCAGATTTTAGCCCACAACTTAGAATATCGTTTCTTTGATAGCGATACTGTTTTAGAAAGAGTAGCTCAAGCTAACATTACAGAAATATTTGCCACCGAGGGAGAGGAAGTATTTCGTGAATTAGAAACCCAGGTTTTGAGTCAGTTATGCGCTTACACTAGATCAGTGATTGCTACTGGTGGGGGAGTAGTTTTAAAACCCAAAAATTGGAGTTATTTGCACCATGGTCTGGTTATTTGGCTCGATGCTCCTGTAGAATTGCTTTATCAACGTCTAGCCATAGATCAAACTAGACCCCTATTAAATGGTAGTGATTTATTAGGAAAACTAACTTCTCTACAGGAACAAAGACGCTCTTTTTATGCAGAAGCAGATCTAAAAATTACTATACAATCGGAACAAACACCAGAAGCGATCGTTGATCAGATTTTAGAGCAAATCCCTACACTACTTAAAACTCATATTTTATGA
- a CDS encoding glycosyltransferase family 2 protein, with protein sequence MQISVGIPFYNNQATLGAAIRSVFAQTWQDWELILVDDGSSDRSVEIAKAVEDSRVKVIQDGENRGLAWRLNQITRLAQGEYLARMDGDDLMHPQRLERQIEYLRQNPQVDVVATGVYVVNHENQLQGIRGLDSLHQMTTKSVLLNKGLIIHPTVMGKRDWFERYPYDTSYLRTQDRELWCRSAGDSCFAKIPEPLYFYRQSRLNPQNYLKTYRLASRQNLRLLQSYGIANLGVIETFKQMASIPVKIWTYQCLTWLGLQNKLMSQKNQSLSPQQQAEGVATLEYILTYPIPGL encoded by the coding sequence ATGCAGATTTCGGTGGGAATCCCATTTTATAACAATCAAGCAACCTTGGGGGCGGCTATTCGCTCGGTTTTTGCCCAAACCTGGCAAGATTGGGAATTGATTTTAGTGGATGATGGTTCAAGCGATCGCTCTGTTGAGATTGCTAAAGCTGTTGAAGATTCTCGAGTCAAAGTGATTCAAGATGGGGAAAATAGGGGTTTAGCTTGGCGTTTGAATCAAATTACTCGGTTAGCTCAGGGAGAGTACTTAGCAAGAATGGATGGGGATGATTTAATGCATCCACAGCGTTTAGAACGTCAAATCGAGTATTTACGCCAAAATCCCCAGGTAGACGTAGTAGCAACGGGGGTTTATGTTGTCAATCACGAGAATCAACTTCAGGGTATTCGGGGTTTAGACTCTCTGCATCAAATGACGACAAAAAGCGTATTGTTAAATAAGGGTTTAATTATTCATCCTACGGTAATGGGAAAAAGAGATTGGTTTGAGCGTTATCCCTACGATACTTCTTATCTGCGTACGCAGGATCGAGAACTTTGGTGTCGCAGCGCGGGTGATTCTTGTTTTGCTAAAATACCAGAACCATTGTATTTTTACCGTCAAAGCAGACTTAATCCCCAGAACTACCTGAAAACTTATCGCTTAGCTTCTCGTCAGAATCTGCGACTATTGCAAAGTTACGGTATAGCTAATTTAGGTGTTATAGAAACCTTCAAACAAATGGCGAGTATTCCCGTTAAAATTTGGACTTATCAGTGTTTAACCTGGTTGGGATTACAGAATAAGCTTATGAGTCAGAAAAATCAATCTCTATCACCACAGCAACAAGCGGAAGGAGTAGCGACTTTAGAATACATACTAACCTATCCAATACCGGGACTTTAA
- a CDS encoding glycosyltransferase encodes MSQTSIKVLFFTTRLGGGGAEKLLLRIINNLDRQRFQLFLALCKGGGSYEADLAEDIEVYYLVSAKIPSISGSLLLSLLPLRQLIKRLKPDIVCGVMDNANLGAIAATLGLTHLPKTILSVHNPVSVKYNQLQGRWANKLVFKLIPALYPQANAIICVSQGVATDLEHLVPKTRDLLRVIYNPCVDAKITLDMEATVKESIQSGTKLIVACGRLNQQKGFSDLIKALVTVQKLIPTHLWIIGEGELRPVLQSQIESLGLSESVRLLGFQANPYQYMAKADVFVLSSIYEGFGNVIVEAMACGTPVVATDCPYGPREIINSGVNGLLVKPGDSEALAEGIIQVLQDPQLQVQFARQGKIRAQDFDSVKIAKMYGELFISCLSDIYADFGGNPIL; translated from the coding sequence ATGTCTCAAACATCCATAAAAGTACTGTTTTTCACTACCCGCTTGGGGGGAGGAGGTGCAGAAAAGTTGTTGTTGAGGATCATCAACAATTTAGATCGCCAAAGATTCCAATTGTTTCTAGCTTTGTGTAAGGGAGGAGGTTCCTACGAAGCTGATTTAGCTGAAGATATAGAGGTTTATTATTTGGTTTCTGCCAAGATACCTTCTATCTCGGGTTCTCTGTTGCTGTCTCTATTACCCTTACGACAATTAATTAAACGTCTTAAACCGGATATTGTCTGTGGGGTTATGGATAATGCGAATCTGGGAGCGATCGCGGCTACTCTTGGTTTAACCCACCTTCCTAAAACGATTTTAAGCGTACATAATCCTGTTTCGGTCAAATACAATCAACTCCAAGGTCGTTGGGCTAATAAGTTGGTTTTTAAGTTAATTCCAGCTTTATATCCGCAAGCGAACGCCATTATCTGCGTTTCTCAAGGAGTTGCCACAGATTTAGAGCATTTAGTCCCCAAGACTCGAGATTTATTGCGAGTAATTTATAATCCCTGTGTTGATGCCAAGATAACTTTAGATATGGAAGCAACGGTCAAGGAAAGTATACAATCAGGAACTAAGTTAATCGTTGCTTGTGGACGTCTGAATCAACAGAAGGGATTTAGCGATTTAATTAAAGCTTTAGTAACTGTACAAAAATTAATTCCTACTCATCTATGGATTATCGGAGAGGGGGAATTGCGTCCTGTTTTACAGAGTCAGATTGAAAGCTTAGGGTTGAGTGAGTCTGTGCGTTTACTAGGGTTTCAAGCTAATCCCTACCAGTATATGGCTAAAGCGGATGTGTTCGTTTTATCTTCGATTTATGAGGGTTTTGGGAACGTAATTGTGGAGGCGATGGCTTGTGGCACTCCAGTAGTGGCAACGGATTGTCCCTATGGACCGAGGGAAATTATTAATTCTGGGGTAAATGGTTTATTGGTTAAACCTGGAGATTCTGAAGCTTTAGCTGAGGGGATTATTCAAGTATTGCAGGATCCTCAGTTACAAGTACAGTTTGCTCGACAGGGAAAAATTCGTGCGCAAGATTTTGATTCGGTGAAAATTGCTAAGATGTACGGTGAGTTATTTATTTCCTGTTTATCTGATATTTATGCAGATTTCGGTGGGAATCCCATTTTATAA